One window from the genome of Capsicum annuum cultivar UCD-10X-F1 unplaced genomic scaffold, UCD10Xv1.1 ctg76729, whole genome shotgun sequence encodes:
- the LOC124894669 gene encoding 50S ribosomal protein L2, chloroplastic-like, which translates to MGPIMGHTMHYRRMIITLQPGYSIPPQRKKRTTIKILNSMAIHLYKTSTPSTRNGTVDSQVKSNPRNNLIYGQHRCGKGRNARGIITARHRGGGHKRLYHKIDFRRNEKDIYGRIVTIEYDPNRNAYICLIHYGDGEKRYILHPRGAIIGDTIVSGTEVPIKMGNALPLSAV; encoded by the coding sequence ATGGGACCTATTATGGGACATACAATGCATTACAGACGTATGATCATTACGCTTCAACCGGGTTATTCTATTCCACCTCAACGAAAGAAAAGAACAACAATCAAAATACTTAATAGCATGGCAATACATTTATACAAAACTTCTACCCCGAGCACACGCAATGGAACCGTAGACAGTCAAGTGAAATCCAATCCACGAAATAATTTGATCTATGGACAGCATCGTTGTGGTAAAGGTCGTAATGCCAGAGGAATCATTACCGCAAGGCATAGAGGGGGAGGTCATAAGCGTCTATACCATAAAATCGATTTTCGACGGAATGAAAAAGACATATATGGTAGAATCGTAACCATAGAATACGACCCTAATCGAAATGCATACATTTGTCTCATACACTATGGGGATGGTGAGAAGAGATATATTTTACATCCTAGAGGGGCTATAATTGGAGATACCATTGTTTCTGGTACAGAAGTTCCTATAAAAATGGGAAATGCCCTACCTTTGAGTGCagtttga